In Microbacterium sp. SLBN-146, one genomic interval encodes:
- a CDS encoding MOSC domain-containing protein: MTSAPSVIAVARDDAHRFAKPTRGSITLVAGYGIDGDAHAGATVQHRSRVARDATAPNLRQVHLIHAELFDELAEAGYDVAPGDLGENVTTVGIDLLALPRGARLRLGDDAVVEVTGLRNPCVQIEGRARGLMKQLVRVADDGTTARLAGVMSVVLVGGIVRPGDPIDVVLPDGVHDPLGPV, from the coding sequence GTGACCTCCGCCCCCTCCGTCATCGCGGTCGCCCGCGACGACGCGCACCGGTTCGCCAAGCCGACCCGCGGAAGCATCACGCTCGTCGCGGGCTACGGCATCGACGGCGACGCCCACGCCGGCGCGACGGTGCAGCACCGGTCGCGCGTCGCGCGTGACGCGACCGCTCCCAATCTCCGGCAGGTTCACCTCATCCACGCGGAACTCTTCGACGAGCTTGCAGAGGCCGGGTACGACGTCGCCCCGGGCGATCTCGGCGAGAACGTCACGACGGTCGGCATCGACCTCCTCGCACTTCCTCGCGGGGCACGCCTGCGGCTCGGCGACGACGCCGTCGTCGAGGTGACGGGACTCCGCAACCCCTGCGTGCAGATCGAGGGCCGCGCCCGAGGTCTCATGAAGCAGCTCGTCCGCGTCGCAGACGATGGCACGACCGCGCGATTGGCGGGCGTCATGTCCGTCGTCCTCGTCGGCGGCATCGTGCGGCCCGGCGATCCGATCGACGTCGTCCTCCCCGACGGCGTCCACGACCCCCTTGGACCGGTGTGA
- a CDS encoding FMN-binding protein has translation MGAFALAGCAQTATSTDSNGATSGSDTSTESGTTTDSDTSTDAGGSSGSGTYADGTYTAEGSYATPETVETISVTVTLEDSIITAVEVTGEPQRAESERYQGAFIGGIADEVVGQSIDDIAVSRVAGSSLTSGGFNDAIEVIKSEAAA, from the coding sequence ATGGGAGCCTTCGCGCTCGCCGGCTGCGCTCAGACCGCGACGTCGACCGACTCCAACGGCGCCACCAGCGGGTCCGACACGTCGACCGAGTCCGGCACGACAACAGACTCCGACACGTCGACGGATGCCGGCGGCTCGTCCGGCTCCGGCACGTACGCCGACGGCACGTACACGGCGGAGGGCTCGTACGCGACACCCGAGACCGTCGAGACCATCAGTGTGACGGTGACCCTCGAGGACAGCATCATCACGGCCGTCGAGGTGACGGGCGAGCCGCAGCGTGCCGAGTCGGAGCGCTACCAGGGTGCGTTCATCGGAGGAATCGCCGATGAGGTGGTCGGTCAGTCGATCGACGACATCGCGGTGAGTCGCGTCGCGGGATCGTCGCTCACGAGCGGCGGATTCAACGACGCCATCGAGGTCATCAAGTCCGAGGCCGCGGCCTGA
- a CDS encoding ABC transporter ATP-binding protein yields the protein MTMTAHDTAVPDAAPSALYRLTGVTRTYRQKDRVVKALAGVDLEITAGDFVTIQGPTGGGKSTLLQILGALDRPTAGSVELGGSDLARASHARLGQVRAQEIGFVFQGFNLIPTLTAAENVDMALEPLGLSKQERATRVAEALAHVGLADRGAHRPGELSGGQQQRVAIARAIVKRPRVLLADEPTGNLDEAMRDEILAVLEALCAEGLTLVVVTHDSAVAKRAHRRLRLDRGTVRDITR from the coding sequence ATGACCATGACCGCTCACGACACCGCAGTGCCCGATGCCGCGCCATCCGCTCTCTATCGACTCACCGGCGTCACCCGCACGTATCGGCAGAAGGACCGCGTCGTGAAGGCGCTCGCGGGTGTCGATCTGGAGATCACCGCGGGAGACTTCGTGACGATCCAGGGACCGACGGGCGGGGGCAAGTCGACGCTGCTCCAGATCCTCGGCGCACTCGACCGGCCGACGGCGGGTTCGGTCGAGCTCGGCGGATCCGATCTCGCTCGCGCCTCTCACGCGCGGCTCGGCCAGGTCAGGGCTCAAGAGATCGGCTTCGTCTTCCAGGGCTTCAACCTGATTCCGACTCTGACCGCCGCCGAGAACGTCGACATGGCGCTCGAACCGCTCGGACTGTCGAAGCAGGAGCGTGCGACGCGCGTCGCGGAGGCTCTCGCCCACGTGGGTCTCGCCGATCGAGGGGCGCACAGACCGGGGGAACTCTCGGGAGGTCAGCAGCAGCGCGTCGCGATCGCACGCGCCATCGTCAAGCGCCCGCGGGTTCTCCTGGCGGACGAGCCGACCGGAAACCTCGACGAGGCGATGCGCGATGAGATCCTGGCGGTTCTCGAGGCGCTGTGCGCAGAGGGTCTGACGCTCGTCGTCGTGACACACGACTCCGCCGTCGCGAAGCGCGCACATCGCCGGCTGCGGCTGGACCGGGGGACGGTGCGCGACATCACGCGCTGA
- the glmU gene encoding bifunctional UDP-N-acetylglucosamine diphosphorylase/glucosamine-1-phosphate N-acetyltransferase GlmU has protein sequence MSNSTAPLAVVVLAAGQGTRMKSSLPKVLHPIGGVPLVGHVLHHARRLAPQSVLVVVRHERDRVAEAVAATDPDAVIVDQDDVPGTGRAVEIALEALPDFDGDVLVLSGDVPLLEASTLARLIEAHRARTAAATILSAVLDDATGYGRIIRDADGTVVKIVEQKDASPDEVRVTEINAGVYVFRASSLRTQIARVGTTNAQGEKYLTDVVGLLRDAAEPVAAEAAPDAAAALGVNDRVQLAEAARLLNARTVRRWQLEGASILDPATTWIDVDATIAPDVTILPNSYILGATTIATGAVIGPDSTLRDCEVGEDATVTRTDATLAVIGARATVGPFSYLRAGTRLGDGGKIGTFVETKNSTIGEGSKVPHLSYIGDTTIGARVNLGAGAITANYDDLTKHRTEIGDEVHTGSHNVFVAPVRIGDGAKTGAGAVVRKDVPAGALALSVAPQRNVEGWVEKNRPGTGAAEAVARSRAAQKADDGSQEEDG, from the coding sequence ATGTCGAACAGCACTGCGCCCCTCGCCGTCGTCGTTCTCGCCGCGGGGCAGGGGACGCGGATGAAGTCGTCGCTGCCGAAGGTGCTGCATCCCATCGGCGGAGTGCCGCTCGTCGGACACGTCCTGCATCATGCTCGGCGACTCGCGCCCCAATCGGTGCTCGTCGTCGTCCGCCACGAGCGCGATCGTGTGGCCGAAGCCGTCGCCGCGACCGACCCCGACGCGGTCATCGTGGATCAGGACGACGTGCCCGGCACGGGCCGCGCCGTCGAGATCGCGCTCGAAGCATTGCCGGATTTCGACGGCGATGTCCTCGTGCTGAGCGGTGACGTCCCGCTGCTGGAGGCCTCGACCCTCGCTCGGCTCATCGAGGCACATCGTGCGCGGACGGCCGCTGCGACGATCCTGAGCGCCGTCCTCGACGACGCGACGGGGTACGGCCGCATCATCCGCGATGCCGACGGCACGGTCGTCAAGATCGTCGAGCAGAAGGACGCCTCGCCCGACGAGGTGCGCGTCACCGAGATCAACGCAGGGGTGTACGTCTTCCGGGCTTCGTCGCTGCGGACGCAGATCGCGCGCGTGGGGACGACCAACGCGCAGGGCGAGAAGTACCTCACCGACGTCGTCGGTCTCCTGAGGGATGCCGCGGAGCCCGTGGCCGCCGAAGCGGCTCCCGATGCCGCAGCAGCGCTCGGCGTGAACGATCGCGTCCAGCTCGCCGAAGCCGCGCGCCTCCTCAACGCCCGCACCGTTCGCCGCTGGCAGCTCGAGGGTGCCAGCATCCTCGACCCCGCGACGACGTGGATCGATGTCGATGCGACGATCGCCCCCGACGTCACGATCCTTCCGAACTCCTACATCCTGGGCGCGACGACGATCGCGACGGGCGCGGTCATCGGTCCCGACTCGACGCTCCGCGACTGCGAAGTGGGGGAGGACGCCACCGTCACGCGCACTGACGCGACGCTCGCGGTCATCGGCGCGCGTGCGACCGTCGGGCCGTTCTCGTACCTCCGCGCGGGGACGCGGCTCGGCGACGGCGGCAAGATCGGAACGTTCGTCGAGACGAAGAATTCGACGATCGGCGAGGGCAGCAAGGTGCCCCACCTGTCCTACATCGGCGATACGACGATCGGTGCGCGCGTCAATCTCGGCGCCGGCGCCATCACCGCGAACTACGACGATCTGACGAAGCACCGGACCGAGATCGGCGACGAGGTGCACACAGGGTCGCACAACGTGTTCGTGGCGCCCGTTAGGATCGGAGACGGCGCGAAAACCGGCGCCGGCGCCGTCGTCCGCAAGGATGTTCCCGCGGGCGCCCTGGCCTTGAGCGTTGCCCCTCAGCGCAACGTCGAGGGGTGGGTCGAGAAGAACCGACCGGGAACGGGTGCCGCAGAAGCGGTCGCTCGGTCCCGGGCAGCACAGAAGGCGGACGATGGGTCGCAAGAAGAAGACGGTTGA
- a CDS encoding FAD:protein FMN transferase has protein sequence MTDRARWRFEAIGTTWEIETSEPLDETARRDVASVIADFDASWSRFRDDSLVSGLASQGGTVPAPRDAAAMLGLYSELSAATDGAVNPLVGESLARRGYDATLSLIDRGAVGAPADWEAIVQIRDGQLTVRDPALIDVGALGKGRLVDLVLAAVTPHTAGTIVVDASGDLAVRGASQRIGLEHPYDPSRAVGVWEVTDAALCASAINRRAWGEGLHHVLDARTGQPVRTIAATWAVAPTAMHADAIATGLFFDGGPRLAHEWGASWVRMTTDGRLEWSPGCSAELFVAGSVGA, from the coding sequence ATGACCGATCGGGCGCGCTGGCGCTTCGAGGCGATCGGCACGACGTGGGAGATCGAGACCTCCGAGCCGCTCGACGAAACGGCGCGACGTGACGTGGCATCCGTCATCGCGGACTTCGATGCGAGCTGGTCGCGCTTCCGCGACGACTCGCTGGTCTCCGGGCTCGCATCGCAGGGAGGGACCGTTCCGGCTCCGCGCGATGCCGCGGCGATGCTGGGTCTCTACAGCGAGCTCTCGGCGGCGACCGACGGCGCCGTCAATCCCCTCGTGGGGGAGTCGCTCGCCCGCCGAGGCTATGACGCGACACTCTCCCTCATCGATCGGGGTGCCGTCGGAGCACCCGCCGACTGGGAGGCGATCGTCCAGATCCGCGACGGGCAGCTCACGGTGCGGGATCCCGCGCTCATCGATGTCGGGGCGCTCGGCAAGGGACGCCTCGTCGACCTCGTGCTGGCGGCCGTGACCCCCCACACGGCCGGCACGATCGTCGTGGACGCCAGCGGCGACCTGGCCGTGCGCGGTGCCTCGCAGCGCATCGGGCTCGAGCATCCCTATGATCCGTCGCGTGCCGTCGGCGTCTGGGAAGTGACGGATGCCGCGCTGTGCGCCTCCGCGATCAACAGGCGCGCATGGGGCGAGGGGTTGCACCACGTCCTCGACGCGCGTACAGGACAGCCGGTCCGCACGATCGCGGCGACCTGGGCTGTCGCTCCGACCGCGATGCACGCCGATGCGATCGCGACGGGGCTGTTCTTCGACGGGGGCCCGCGCCTCGCCCACGAGTGGGGTGCGTCGTGGGTGCGGATGACGACCGACGGACGTCTCGAGTGGTCGCCGGGCTGCTCGGCGGAGCTTTTCGTCGCGGGTAGCGTGGGAGCGTGA
- a CDS encoding ABC transporter permease, whose protein sequence is MYITYLRRELAGRKKQTIIVAAGLAIAIALVMIVNSLAAGVSDAQAKALESVYGVGTDLTVTGAAAEPGEGRGQMFEFDEEGGSTTEDGTTELAQSRLMTAPMRSTLDAATVDTVAGVDGVAAASGALSLTNTTFSGELPQRPTDSESGEAGPGAPPSGEEGGFGGGSFDVDAFSVLGIDPAVSEVGPLSAASVDDGRVLETADAGTNVAVLDASYAASAGLAVGDTIDVGGASFEVVGIVASTSSDADTAANVYIPLDVAQELSGAGDVVSTVYVQAASSDTIATVQTALQDELPDATVSSQSDLAATVSGSLSSASSLITNLGTWLSIIVLVVALALAVLFTISGVSRRTREFGTLKAIGWSNSRVVGQVAGESVVQGLIGGAVGLVIGLVSIAVINLVGPTISSAPAADTLTQGGPGGGGMPGGGGFADMLASQTTTEIVLNAPVTGWVIAAAIGLAVLGGLVAGAFGGWRAARLSPAEALRSVG, encoded by the coding sequence ATGTACATCACGTATCTGCGGCGGGAGCTGGCGGGCCGCAAAAAGCAGACGATCATCGTCGCGGCGGGTCTCGCGATCGCGATCGCGCTTGTCATGATCGTCAATTCCCTCGCCGCGGGTGTCAGTGACGCGCAGGCGAAGGCGCTCGAGTCGGTCTACGGTGTCGGCACGGATCTGACGGTGACGGGCGCCGCAGCAGAGCCCGGTGAAGGACGCGGGCAGATGTTCGAGTTCGACGAAGAGGGGGGATCGACGACGGAAGACGGGACGACGGAGCTCGCCCAGTCGCGGCTCATGACCGCGCCCATGCGTTCGACCCTCGACGCAGCGACGGTCGACACGGTGGCCGGAGTCGACGGCGTCGCCGCGGCATCCGGAGCACTCAGCCTCACGAACACGACCTTCTCGGGCGAGCTTCCCCAGCGTCCGACCGACAGCGAGTCAGGAGAAGCCGGTCCCGGTGCACCCCCGAGCGGTGAAGAAGGCGGCTTCGGTGGCGGATCGTTCGACGTCGACGCGTTCTCAGTGCTCGGCATCGATCCCGCCGTCTCCGAGGTCGGACCGCTCTCGGCGGCCTCCGTCGACGATGGTCGTGTGCTGGAGACGGCGGATGCCGGGACGAACGTCGCCGTCCTCGACGCCTCCTACGCGGCATCGGCAGGGCTCGCCGTCGGCGACACGATCGATGTGGGCGGCGCATCGTTCGAGGTGGTCGGGATCGTCGCATCCACGTCGAGCGACGCCGACACGGCGGCCAACGTGTACATCCCCCTCGACGTCGCACAGGAGCTCTCCGGTGCGGGCGACGTCGTGTCGACCGTCTACGTGCAGGCGGCGTCCTCCGACACCATCGCGACGGTGCAGACGGCGCTGCAGGACGAGCTTCCGGATGCGACCGTGAGCTCGCAGTCCGATCTCGCCGCAACGGTGTCGGGTTCGCTCTCCAGCGCCTCTTCGCTCATCACGAACCTCGGCACGTGGCTCTCCATCATCGTGCTCGTCGTCGCGCTCGCCCTCGCCGTCCTGTTCACGATCTCGGGCGTCTCGCGCCGCACACGCGAGTTCGGAACTCTCAAGGCGATCGGCTGGTCCAACAGCCGGGTCGTCGGGCAGGTCGCGGGTGAATCCGTCGTCCAGGGACTCATCGGTGGTGCCGTCGGACTCGTCATCGGACTCGTCAGCATCGCCGTGATCAACCTCGTGGGTCCCACGATCTCCTCCGCACCCGCTGCCGACACTCTCACTCAGGGCGGTCCCGGCGGAGGCGGCATGCCCGGCGGCGGAGGTTTCGCGGACATGCTCGCGTCGCAGACCACCACCGAGATCGTCCTCAACGCACCTGTTACGGGCTGGGTCATCGCCGCGGCGATCGGACTCGCGGTCCTCGGCGGACTCGTCGCCGGCGCATTCGGCGGGTGGCGCGCCGCTCGCCTGAGCCCCGCTGAAGCCCTCCGCTCGGTCGGGTGA
- a CDS encoding response regulator transcription factor, with protein sequence MTTPATALLRPDGTALRVLVVDDEQMLTDLLSMALRMEGWEVKTAASGFQALQAAREFEPDAMVLDIMMPDLDGMAVLQRLRQSGDNVPVLFLTAKDGVSDRVAGLTAGGDDYVTKPFSLEEVVARLRGLMRRAGTAHASGAEPILRVADLTLNEDSHEVDRSGTEIELTATEFELLRYLMRNQRRVVSKSQILDRVWNYDFGGRSSVVELYISYLRKKIDAGRDPLIHTVRGVGYMIKAPQ encoded by the coding sequence ATGACGACGCCTGCCACCGCTCTCCTCCGTCCCGACGGAACCGCCCTCCGAGTCCTCGTCGTCGACGACGAGCAGATGCTCACCGACCTCCTGTCGATGGCGCTGCGCATGGAGGGGTGGGAGGTGAAGACCGCGGCGTCCGGTTTCCAGGCACTTCAGGCTGCGCGCGAGTTCGAACCCGACGCGATGGTGCTCGACATCATGATGCCGGACCTCGACGGGATGGCCGTTCTGCAGCGCCTCCGCCAGTCGGGCGACAATGTTCCCGTCCTCTTCCTCACGGCGAAGGACGGTGTCTCCGACCGCGTCGCGGGTCTCACGGCCGGTGGCGACGACTACGTCACGAAGCCGTTCAGCCTCGAAGAGGTCGTCGCGCGCCTTCGCGGCCTCATGCGGCGGGCGGGCACAGCCCACGCCAGCGGGGCCGAGCCGATCCTCCGCGTCGCCGACCTCACCCTCAACGAGGACAGCCACGAGGTCGACCGCTCCGGTACCGAGATCGAGCTGACCGCGACGGAGTTCGAGCTCCTCCGCTACCTCATGCGCAATCAGCGCCGCGTCGTGTCGAAGTCCCAGATCCTGGACCGCGTCTGGAACTACGACTTCGGAGGACGCTCGTCCGTCGTCGAGCTGTACATCTCCTACCTGCGCAAGAAGATCGACGCCGGTCGCGATCCGCTCATCCACACGGTGCGCGGCGTCGGTTACATGATCAAGGCGCCGCAGTGA
- a CDS encoding cell wall metabolism sensor histidine kinase WalK produces the protein MTTTAAAEPVRRTRHPWTLQRRLIVTVISIVSMILVLVAVAMSTILGSVLEQSLNSQLSATVERTATRIFPSLNAGRTAAQILEEQPQPAGSLLVVQTISGGITAAVTDDDFDVVELDEDQITQIVDAVGAEGPLVVSIEGVGTYRLEGRSFGPSSAFVVGLSRSDVSQTIGQTLTTIALLTLGGLLLLGVGTAWSIRAGLAPLRAVADTAERVAKLPLDQGQVTIADRVPASEADPRTEVGRVGEALNELLDHVSTSLAVRQRNEERMRAFVADASHELRTPLASIRGYSELSLRDPTLSETTHSSLDRIQAQSLRMTTLVEDLLLLARLDEGQELVYGSVDLTRLAIDAVGDAQAAGRDHVWELDLDEDPVVVAGDAGRLNQVVGNLLANARVHTPAGTTVSVSVERSGESAVVRVHDNGPGIDPALSDELFERFSRADRSRARKTGGTGLGLSIARAIAQAHGGTLTVQSTPGDTTFELTLPAARPADPQ, from the coding sequence GTGACGACCACCGCGGCCGCGGAACCCGTCAGGCGCACTCGACACCCCTGGACGCTGCAGCGACGCCTCATCGTGACCGTCATCTCGATCGTCTCGATGATCCTCGTGCTCGTCGCCGTCGCGATGAGCACGATCCTCGGGAGCGTCCTGGAACAGAGTCTCAACAGTCAGCTGAGCGCGACGGTCGAACGGACGGCCACCCGCATCTTCCCGAGCCTCAACGCCGGCCGGACCGCCGCGCAGATCCTCGAGGAGCAGCCACAGCCTGCGGGGTCCTTGCTGGTCGTCCAGACGATCTCGGGAGGCATCACGGCTGCCGTCACCGACGATGACTTCGATGTCGTCGAGCTCGACGAGGATCAGATCACGCAGATCGTCGACGCGGTCGGTGCGGAAGGCCCTCTCGTCGTCTCGATCGAGGGCGTGGGCACCTATCGGCTGGAGGGAAGGTCGTTCGGCCCGTCGAGCGCTTTCGTCGTGGGCCTCTCCCGCAGCGACGTGTCGCAGACGATCGGACAGACACTCACGACCATCGCGCTTCTGACCCTCGGAGGACTCCTTCTGCTGGGCGTGGGCACAGCATGGTCCATCCGTGCAGGTCTTGCCCCGCTCCGCGCCGTCGCCGACACCGCCGAACGCGTCGCGAAGCTCCCCCTCGATCAAGGCCAGGTCACGATCGCAGACCGTGTTCCGGCGAGCGAAGCCGACCCGCGCACGGAAGTGGGCCGCGTCGGCGAAGCACTCAACGAACTGCTCGATCACGTCTCGACATCGCTCGCGGTGCGCCAGCGCAACGAAGAGCGGATGCGCGCCTTCGTCGCCGATGCGAGCCACGAGCTGCGCACACCCCTGGCGTCCATCCGCGGATACTCCGAGCTCTCTCTGCGGGATCCCACGCTCAGCGAGACGACGCACTCGTCGCTGGACCGGATCCAGGCGCAATCGCTCCGGATGACGACGCTCGTGGAGGACCTGCTTCTGCTCGCGCGTCTCGACGAGGGCCAAGAGCTCGTCTACGGCTCCGTCGACCTGACGCGCCTGGCCATCGACGCCGTCGGCGACGCGCAGGCCGCCGGCCGCGATCACGTCTGGGAGCTCGACCTCGACGAGGATCCCGTCGTCGTGGCGGGAGACGCCGGTCGCCTCAACCAGGTCGTCGGAAACCTGCTCGCGAACGCGCGCGTGCACACGCCCGCCGGCACGACCGTCTCGGTCTCGGTCGAGCGGTCGGGCGAGTCCGCCGTCGTCCGTGTGCACGACAACGGCCCCGGCATCGACCCCGCACTGTCGGACGAGCTCTTCGAGCGCTTCTCGCGCGCCGATCGATCCCGCGCGCGCAAGACCGGCGGCACGGGACTCGGTCTGTCGATCGCCCGCGCCATCGCGCAGGCGCACGGCGGAACGCTCACGGTGCAGAGCACTCCGGGCGACACGACCTTCGAGCTGACGCTCCCCGCGGCTCGCCCCGCAGATCCTCAGTAG
- a CDS encoding FAD-dependent oxidoreductase → MGTLTSTWNRVFAVLGRISMYRLVLVALAVLALVALGLSFFGLVGPTPLELIVSLVVLSLVSSGVDAAARRVLRLPWRIESSLITAHILLFVLRPTLELAGIAGLAIAAAAAALSKYVIAWRGRHILNPAAVGATVLTFLSLAVPALGSSAWWVGTPAMAAPVILLGLAVLWRTEKIRVVAVFLVTAVAVAIVRTSSQYQAAGLDVELDAILWPILWSSPFLFLGAFMLSEPLTLPPRRWQQFTVAGVVGVLAGWPIDLGSVTLGQERALIVGNLVAFAFAARSALGLVLERRAQITPTVRELTFRAKRPLRFVPGQYLELEVPHRRPDARGTRREFSIASAPEELPVVRVAFKDAPAAGAKPQSSFKRALAEVTPGDPLAVTGVWGDFVLPKRTTAPLLLVAAGIGVTPFVSQLRHAQLAGEERDVVLVYVASDASELAYRDMLEETRVPVVVFTRDQPEGMASHWLWARGVRLDADGLLRVVPDIASRHAYISGPAGLIADLAPALEKARSLTTDAFSGY, encoded by the coding sequence CTGGGAACCTTGACCTCCACGTGGAACCGCGTCTTCGCGGTCCTCGGCCGTATCTCGATGTACCGTCTCGTCCTCGTCGCGCTCGCGGTGCTGGCACTCGTCGCACTGGGCCTGTCGTTCTTCGGTCTCGTCGGCCCCACCCCGCTCGAACTCATCGTCTCCCTCGTCGTGCTGTCGCTCGTGTCTTCGGGCGTGGATGCCGCAGCTCGGCGTGTGCTCCGGCTGCCCTGGCGCATCGAGTCGTCGCTGATCACGGCGCACATCCTGCTCTTCGTCCTCCGCCCGACCCTGGAGCTCGCCGGGATCGCCGGCCTCGCGATCGCGGCGGCCGCGGCAGCCCTGTCGAAGTACGTCATCGCCTGGCGCGGCCGCCACATCCTCAATCCCGCGGCGGTCGGCGCGACCGTCCTCACCTTCCTGAGCCTCGCCGTCCCCGCACTCGGATCGTCCGCATGGTGGGTCGGCACCCCCGCGATGGCCGCCCCCGTGATCCTCTTGGGGCTCGCCGTGCTGTGGCGCACCGAGAAGATCCGCGTGGTCGCGGTGTTCCTCGTCACTGCCGTCGCCGTCGCGATCGTCCGGACGTCGTCGCAGTACCAGGCCGCGGGTCTCGACGTCGAACTCGATGCCATCCTGTGGCCGATCCTCTGGTCGTCGCCGTTCCTCTTCCTGGGCGCCTTCATGCTGTCGGAGCCGCTCACACTGCCTCCTCGACGCTGGCAGCAGTTCACCGTTGCCGGCGTCGTCGGCGTCCTCGCCGGATGGCCGATCGATCTCGGGTCGGTGACTCTCGGTCAGGAGCGCGCTCTCATCGTCGGCAACCTCGTCGCCTTCGCGTTCGCGGCCCGCTCGGCGCTGGGGCTCGTGCTGGAGCGGCGCGCCCAGATCACGCCGACCGTGCGGGAGCTCACCTTCCGCGCGAAGCGGCCGCTGCGTTTCGTGCCGGGACAGTACCTCGAGCTGGAGGTGCCCCACCGGCGTCCTGATGCGCGAGGAACGCGCCGGGAGTTCAGCATCGCGTCCGCCCCCGAAGAACTGCCCGTCGTGCGGGTCGCGTTCAAGGACGCACCCGCCGCAGGAGCGAAGCCGCAGAGCTCGTTCAAGCGTGCGCTCGCCGAGGTGACCCCCGGCGACCCGCTCGCCGTGACGGGCGTCTGGGGCGACTTCGTGCTCCCCAAGCGGACGACGGCACCGCTCCTCCTCGTCGCCGCGGGGATCGGCGTCACCCCCTTCGTGTCGCAGTTGCGCCACGCGCAGCTCGCGGGGGAAGAGCGCGACGTCGTTCTCGTCTACGTCGCATCCGACGCGTCGGAGCTGGCGTATCGCGACATGCTCGAGGAGACACGCGTCCCGGTCGTCGTGTTCACCCGCGATCAGCCGGAGGGCATGGCGTCGCACTGGCTCTGGGCCCGCGGCGTCCGCCTCGACGCGGACGGACTTCTGCGCGTCGTTCCCGACATCGCTTCGCGACACGCCTACATCTCGGGCCCCGCGGGGCTCATCGCCGACCTCGCACCCGCGCTCGAGAAGGCCCGTTCTCTCACGACGGATGCCTTCAGCGGCTACTGA
- a CDS encoding ribose-phosphate diphosphokinase: MGRKKKTVELDREHDIAPGLVAKTKKRLVVASGRSHPALADDVAEALGTQLVPTEYRTFASGEILTRFEVSIRGCDFFLIQTFGPPVNEWLMETLIMLDAAKRASAKRITVVAPYYPYSRQDKKGRGREPISARLVADLLRTAGADRVMSVDLHAAQIQGFFDGPVDHLFAKPVLLEYFQRTLTPDDRAKLTVVSPDTGRVRVADTWSDSLGAPLAIIHKRRDPNVANQVTVNEIVGDVSGRVCLLVDDMIDTGGTIVKAAEALKKNGAERVIVAATHPIFSDPAVQRLQSEAIDEVVVTDTIPLPEEKRFPTLTVLPIAPLLARAIHEVFEDGSVTSMFDGAA; encoded by the coding sequence ATGGGTCGCAAGAAGAAGACGGTTGAGCTCGACAGGGAGCACGACATCGCGCCGGGACTGGTCGCCAAGACCAAGAAGCGGCTCGTCGTGGCATCCGGACGCTCGCATCCCGCACTGGCCGACGACGTCGCAGAGGCTCTCGGCACGCAGCTCGTCCCCACGGAATACCGCACGTTCGCGTCGGGGGAGATCCTGACGCGATTCGAGGTGTCGATCCGCGGGTGCGACTTCTTCCTCATCCAGACGTTCGGGCCTCCCGTCAACGAGTGGCTCATGGAGACGCTCATCATGCTGGATGCCGCCAAGCGCGCGTCCGCGAAGCGGATCACGGTCGTTGCGCCGTACTACCCCTACTCGCGCCAAGACAAGAAGGGCCGCGGTCGCGAGCCGATCAGCGCACGCCTCGTCGCAGATCTGCTGCGCACGGCCGGCGCGGACCGGGTCATGAGCGTCGACCTGCACGCCGCGCAGATCCAGGGATTCTTCGACGGACCCGTGGATCACCTCTTCGCCAAGCCCGTTCTGCTGGAGTACTTCCAGCGCACGCTCACACCCGATGACCGGGCCAAGCTGACGGTCGTCTCGCCCGACACGGGTCGAGTCCGCGTCGCCGACACGTGGTCGGACAGCCTCGGTGCGCCGCTCGCGATCATCCACAAGCGTCGCGATCCCAATGTCGCCAACCAGGTGACCGTCAACGAGATCGTCGGTGACGTCTCGGGGCGGGTCTGCCTCCTCGTCGACGACATGATCGACACGGGCGGAACGATCGTCAAGGCGGCCGAAGCGCTCAAGAAGAACGGGGCCGAGCGGGTCATCGTCGCCGCCACCCACCCGATCTTCAGCGACCCCGCCGTCCAGCGACTCCAGAGCGAAGCGATCGACGAGGTCGTGGTGACCGACACGATCCCGCTCCCCGAAGAGAAGCGCTTCCCGACCCTTACGGTGCTCCCGATCGCTCCGCTCCTCGCGCGTGCGATCCACGAGGTCTTCGAGGACGGCTCCGTCACGAGCATGTTCGACGGCGCCGCCTGA